In the genome of Tripterygium wilfordii isolate XIE 37 chromosome 19, ASM1340144v1, whole genome shotgun sequence, one region contains:
- the LOC119986282 gene encoding ABC transporter G family member 9-like, protein MEMVDVGDVEAQSMEQPHQPNSTIFKKANQPAVTLKFEDVVYKIKTNKPSSYWCKKKEKSEEKEILKGVTGMVLPGEVLAMLGPSGSGKTTLLTALGGRLGGKLGGKIAYNGKPFSNKMKRNTGFVTQDDVMYPHLTVTETLVFTALLRLPNTFTKEEKVQQAEEVITQLGLSRCKNSTIGDPFLRGISGGERKRVSVGQEMLINPSLLFLDEPTSGLDSTTAQRIVSTLWELANGGRTIVMTIHQPSSRLFYMFHKVLLLSDGNPLYFGKGSEVMDYFSRVGFAPSMAMNPADFLLDLANGVAADNYSRDSQATINQNLVAAYKNNLANQWKMELQRITEHPNNCDYEAGESKQLGRWATTWWQQFIVLMKRGVKERRHEVFSGRKVGQVLVIAVLSGLLWWQSDVNHIQDRIGLFFFFTGFWNFFPVFQAIFTFPQERMMLEKERASGMYRLSSYFMSRTVGDLPMDLVLPTVFMIITYWMSGLKPNALNFFQSLFALLLTVLVAQGIGLALGAMVMDQKAATTLGSVIMLAFMLAGGYYVQNVPVCVGWIKYISIINHTYKLQILAQYKASDTYQCNGGDGGLCFVRDYPGIKDYFEGFGLSVLALVIMLVGYRLVAYIALMRIGMTKK, encoded by the exons ATGGAGATGGTGGATGTTGGAGATGTTGAAGCACAATCTATGGAACAACCCCACCAACCTAATTCCACCATCTTCAAGAAAGCCAATCAACCTGCTGTCACATTAAAG TTTGAAGATGTAGTGTACAAGATCAAGACTAACAAACCATCAAGTTATTGgtgtaaaaagaaagaaaaatcagaaGAGAAAGAGATTCTAAAGGGGGTCACAGGAATGGTCCTTCCAGGAGAAGTACTAGCAATGTTAGGTCCATCAGGGAGTGGAAAAACAACACTATTAACAGCACTAGGAGGAAGACTTGGTGGAAAGCTTGGAGGGAAGATAGCCTACAATGGAAAACCCTTCTCCAACAAAATGAAGAGAAACACAGGGTTTGTGACACAAGATGATGTGATGTACCCTCACTTGACAGTCACTGAAACCCTAGTCTTCACTGCCCTATTAAGGCTTCCCAACACATTCACCAAAGAAGAGAAGGTACAGCAAGCAGAGGAAGTGATAACCCAATTAGGGTTAAGTAGGTGCAAGAATAGCACCATTGGAGATCCATTTTTGAGGGGGATTTCAGGTGGGGAGAGGAAAAGGGTGAGTGTAGGACAAGAAATGTTGATAAACCCTAGTTTGCTTTTCTTGGATGAACCGACATCTGGGCTTGATTCAACTACTGCTCAAAGGATTGTGTCAACATTGTGGGAGTTAGCTAATGGAGGGAGAACAATTGTGATGACAATACACCAACCTTCAAGTAGGTTGTTCTATATGTTTCATAAGGTCTTGTTGTTGTCAGATGGTAATCCTTTGTATTTTGGGAAAGGATCAGAAGTTATGGATTATTTCTCTAGAGTTGGGTTTGCACCTTCAATGGCCATGAATCCTGCTGATTTCTTGCTAGATCTTGCAAATG GAGTTGCAGCGGATAATTATTCGCGCGATAGTCAGGCGACGATTAATCAGAATTTGGTTGCTGCATACAAGAACAATCTGGCCAATCAATGGAAGATGGAGCTTCAAAGAATTACTGAACATCCTAATAATTGTGATTATGAAGCTGGAGAGAGCAAGCAATTGGGGCGATGGGCAACGACATGGTGGCAACAATTCATTGTGTTGATGAAGAGGGGAGTCAAAGAGAGAAGGCATGAAGTCTTCTCTGGTAGAAAAGTTGGGCAGGTCTTGGTTATTGCTGTACTTTCAGGACTTCTATGGTGGCAATCTGATGTTAATCACATTCAAGATCGG ATTGggctattcttcttcttcaccggATTTTGGAATTTCTTCCCTGTATTTCAAGCAATTTTCACCTTCCCACAAGAGCGTATGATGCTCGAAAAGGAACGAGCTTCGGGGATGTACAGGCTCTCCTCCTACTTCATGTCAAGAACAGTTGGAGATCTTCCTATGGATTTAGTCCTCCCAACAGTTTTTATGATCATAACCTATTGGATGTCAGGGCTCAAACCCAATGCCTTAAACTTCTTTCAGTCCTTATTTGCTCTTCTACTTACTGTCTTAGTGGCTCAAGGCATAGGTCTTGCTCTTGGCGCGATGGTTATGGATCAAAAGGCCGCGACAACGCTGGGATCGGTGATCATGCTAGCGTTCATGCTCGCTGGTGGATATTATGTCCAGAATGTGCCTGTGTGTGTTGGGTGGATCAAGTACATTTCGATTATTAATCACACGTACAAGCTTCAAATTCTGGCTCAATACAAGGCTAGTGACACATACCAGTGCAATGGTGGCGATGGAGGATTGTGTTTCGTTCGCGATTATCCGGGAATCAAGGATTATTTTGAAGGGTTTGGTCTCTCAGTACTTGCATTGGTGATTATGCTTGTGGGTTATCGGCTCGTCGCTTATATTGCTCTAATGAGGATTGGAATGaccaagaaatga
- the LOC119984945 gene encoding NAC domain-containing protein 72-like: protein MGVQEKDPLAQLSLPPGFRFYPTDEELLVQYLCRQVAGQPFSLQIIGEVDLYKFDPWVLPSKAIFGEKEWYFFSPRDRKYPNGSRPNRVAGSGYWKATGTDKIITTEGRKVGIKKALVFYVGKAPKGTKTNWIMHEYRLIESSRKNGSSKLDEWVLCRIYKKNSSGQKPIATVSSKEYSTNGSLSTCSSHLDDVLDSLPEIDDRFFNLPRMNSLRTSQRDEKVNLHNLGSGSLDWASLAGINSMAEQFAGGQNNTQGMVSYGQNDVYIPQLQQQVCHVDTRVRNSVEEEVQSGLRGQGMDSSAAFSNQNSGALAQNFLNSLDPFVFKYPTQPSGFGFRQ from the exons ATGGGAGTCCAAGAGAAAGACCCACTTGCCCAATTGAGCTTACCACCGGGTTTCCGGTTCTACCCGACCGACGAAGAGCTTCTGGTTCAGTATCTCTGCCGCCAAGTCGCTGGTCAGCCATTCTCGTTGCAAATCATTGGAGAAGTTGATTTGTACAAATTCGATCCATGGGTCTTACCCA GTAAGGCGATATTTGGTGAAAAGGAGTGGTACTTCTTTAGCCCGAGGGACCGGAAGTACCCAAACGGGTCTCGACCCAATAGAGTTGCTGGGTCAGGCTATTGGAAGGCGACGGGTACGGACAAAATCATCACCACCGAAGGGCGAAAGGTCGGAATCAAGAAGGCTCTGGTTTTCTATGTAGGAAAAGCACCGAAGGGCACCAAAACCAATTGGATTATGCACGAGTATCGCCTTATCGAGTCCTCTCGCAAAAACGGCAGTTCAAAG TTGGATGAATGGGTGTTGTGTCGCATATACAAGAAGAATTCAAGCGGTCAGAAACCAATTGCGACTGTTTCGAGCAAGGAATACAGCACCAATGGATCTTTATCTACTTGTTCTTCCCACCTTGACGACGTTCTCGATTCATTGCCGGAGATTGACGACCGGTTTTTCAATTTGCCTCGTATGAACTCACTTAGAACATCACAGCGCGACGAGAAGGTGAATTTGCACAACCTGGGTTCGGGGAGCTTGGATTGGGCGAGTCTTGCCGGGATCAACTCGATGGCAGAACAATTTGCGGGAGGACAAAATAACACTCAGGGGATGGTGAGTTATGGACAAAATGACGTTTATATCCCCCAATTGCAACAACAAGTATGCCACGTGGACACGAGGGTTCGGAACTCGGTGGAGGAGGAGGTGCAGAGTGGATTGAGAGGGCAAGGGATGGATAGCTCCGCCGCTTTTTCCAATCAGAACTCGGGAGCATTGGCTCAGAATTTCTTGAACTCGCTCGACCCGTTTGTATTCAAGTACCCGACCCAGCCGAGCGGGTTCGGGTTTAGGCAgtga
- the LOC119985941 gene encoding NAC transcription factor 56-like: MESTDSSTGGSQRPNLPPGFRFHPTDEELLVHYLKRKASSAPLPVAIIAEVDLYKFDPWELPAKATFGEQEWYFFSPRDRKYPNGARPNRAATSGYWKATGTDKPILSSGGTQKVGVKKALVFYGGKPPKGIKTSWIMHEYRLADNKPSNKPPGYDLGSKKSLRLDDWVLCRIYKKNNTNRPMDHEKQDLMEDLIGSIPPSITIGSCNQNAKLMMSSHDHNLFDGMTSSDNNSMSKQPDQFPLLPLKRAFPSLYWTDEAAADPYSSSNKFQGDDHHTNNNEGGGGSSMATLLSQLPQTPPLHQQTMMGSLGDAIFRPPYQLQGMNWYS, encoded by the exons ATGGAGAGCACCGACTCGTCCACCGGCGGCTCTCAAAGGCCTAACCTCCCACCGGGGTTCCGGTTCCACCCCACCGATGAAGAGCTACTTGTTCACTATCTCAAAAGAAAGGCCTCCTCTGCTCCTCTCCCAGTCGCAATCATCGCTGAAGTTGATCTCTATAAATTCGATCCATGGGAGCTTCCAG CTAAGGCGACGTTCGGGGAGCAGGAATGGTACTTCTTTAGTCCTAGGGACCGGAAGTATCCGAACGGGGCGAGGCCGAACAGAGCAGCAACTTCAGGGTATTGGAAGGCAACTGGTACTGATAAGCCAATATTATCATCTGGGGGTACACAAAAAGTTGGTGTGAAAAAGGCACTTGTGTTCTATGGAGGTAAGCCACCTAAAGGAATCAAGACCAGTTGGATTATGCATGAGTACAGGCTTGCAGACAACAAACCCAGTAACAAACCTCCAGGATATGACTTGGGAAGCAAGAAATCATTGAGG CTTGATGATTGGGTGTTGTGTAGAATTTACAAGAAGAACAACACTAACAGACCAATGGATCATGAGAAACAAGATTTGATGGAGGATTTGATTGGATCGATACCGCCTTCGATAACGATCGGGAGCTGCAATCAGAATGCAAAATTGATGATGTCAAGTCATGACCACAACCTGTTCGATGGAATGACTAGCAGTGATAATAACTCTATGTCAAAACAACCAGATCAGTTTCCTTTGCTTCCTCTTAAAAGGGCTTTCCCTTCTCTGTACTGGACCGATGAGGCCGCGGCCGACCCTTATTCTTCGAGCAATAAATTTCAAGGTGATGATCATCATACCAACAAcaatgaaggaggaggaggaagttcAATGGCTACTCTGCTTAGCCAACTACCACAGACACCTCCATTGCACCAACAGACAATGATGGGGTCTCTTGGAGATGCCATTTTTAGGCCTCCATATCAACTTCAAGGCATGAATTGGTATTCATAG